In a genomic window of Pseudoliparis swirei isolate HS2019 ecotype Mariana Trench chromosome 20, NWPU_hadal_v1, whole genome shotgun sequence:
- the vwa7 gene encoding von Willebrand factor A domain-containing protein 7, with protein sequence MTSQHGGRFWDGSGKPVSILAYLLLLCLPSMGFLPNFWSQVLTLSWNSHTHQHITEQAILNVTMETLMGITKYQGNAEEQTRMGRGFWRAVGEVVKSNAAMDFLNSTRSDPVYHFDSERVDSAMGLLRQFWAQTLLSVRAKEYQSARHSLGQLFHSLQDFYSHSNWVEMGHRFIYLHLLQPEEPAVPVAAEETPTCMECFSATCRDNLLPRMANTQRDAQLLTTGYFSTSPSKPHGKCSHGGILDRSRYLGAKGGINKDSTSPLFSPHHYLHAEASSLALEATVSVLRDIRDTVGRKAFLRLFSVKQVPALVFVIDTTGSMFEEITAARYRAHSIIQSRANRPGQPGTFLLVPFHDPEIGPVYETDDPNQFMQHLENLMALGGGDEPEMCFSAIQLALIHSPPLSEIFVFTDASPKDGHLFDVVKALALEKQSKVTFLLTEDPNYTSESRGRKRRKRRRRELLSPDRFSLYSSLSSLSGGLTIFTTNSDIRSVSAIVEDNTAVDKVTLLHVESDEESMSAHSFRVDSSVKNVTLHVTGILTECVLTSPSDHSQSLLSQQGPLAELQRFEGLYRIRLLPPVQPGEWTLRAESDGRLAFHVIGDSSVDFLYYFATVTNETHPGLARVEGSPVAGAPAFLVLAVTGRAPDEEAAFSHVTLLGADGESLQQVQLNSSSSSSSSSSYSVEELVGRVDSVPSGPFCVRLTGRDRRGNKLERVSAEMVQPTRVQIQVLSVPRLVPGHSTTVAFDILNHGPARLFSLTADDDRGYLQKRGPHRFHVAEHGSFRGQVDLLTAATARAGAAVTLTLAVRALDSPDSNYAVAYLTVIPPDRDTSPPSCAATRAPSTCPFVCGESSWSVPLVVSDRGRSGLAALQLQRGEGVLTLFHSPPRPAEDSLAEDQQQTHRDKATSGGHHHHHHQHHHHHKARLENGDPPLNVSGWAPGGSSQPLWAEYTSSCCSAQAELLVWDTAGNMKRCHLTSGQQRRMRDGSRETSGAGRITLTGMYFSLSLRSFLL encoded by the exons ATGACATCGCAGCACGGAGGAAGATTCTGGGACGGGAGCGGAAAGCCGGTGTCGATTCTGGCTTATCTTCTCCTCCTGTGTTTACCGAGCATGGGCTTCCTCCCCAACTTTTGGTCACAAGTGTTAACGCTGTCTTGGAACtcgcacacacaccagcacatcACTGAGCAGGCCATTCTCAACGTCACCATGGAGACTCTGATGGGCATCACAAAATACCAGGGGAATGCAGAGGAACAG ACCAGAATGGGCCGAGGCTTCTGGAGAGCTGTGGGAGAGGTGGTGAAGTCCAATGCGGCCATGGACTTCTTGAACTCCACCAGGTCCGACCCGGTGTACCACTTTGATTCAGAGCGCGTGGACAGCGCCATGGGGCTGTTGCGGCAGTTCTGGGCTCAGACTCTGCTCTCAGTACGAGCCAAAGAGTACCAGAGTGCTCGGCACAGCTTGGGCCAGCTATTTCACTCCCTGCAG GACTTCTACAGCCACAGTAACTGGGTGGAGATGGGCCATCGCTTCAtttacctccacctgctgcagccAGAGGAGCCGGCCGTCCCCGTGGCCGCCG AAGAAACTCCCACCTGTATGGAGTGCTTCAGTGCCACCTGTCGAGACAACCTCCTGCCAAGAATGGCAAACACCCAGCGAGACGCCCAGCTGCTCACCACCGGATACTTCAGCACTTCCCCTTCAAAACCTCACG GCAAATGTAGTCACGGAGGTATTCTGGACCGGAGCCGCTACCTGGGAGCCAAAGGGGGCATCAACAAGGACAGCACCTCACCTCTCTTCTCCCCTCACCATTATCTCCACGCGGAGGCCTCAAGTTTAGCTCTGGAGGCCACCGTGAGTGTCCTGAGAGACATCAGAGACACTGTGGGCCGGAAAGCCTTCCTCAG GCTCTTCAGCGTGAAGCAGGTCCCCGCGTTGGTGTTTGTCATCGACACGACGGGCAGCATGTTCGAGGAGATCACTGCCGCTCGCTACCGGGCCCACTCCATCATCCAGAGCCGAGCCAACAGACCGGGGCAGCCGGGCACCTTTCTACTTGTGCCCTTCCATGACCCAG AGATCGGGCCGGTCTACGAGACCGACGACCCAAATCAATTCATGCAGCACTTGGAGAACCTGATGGCgctgggaggaggagacgaacCAGAGATGTGTTTCTCTGCCATCCAG ctGGCACTCATTCACAGTCCACCCCTGTCGGAGATCTTTGTATTCACCGATGCGTCCCCGAAAGACGGCCACTTGTTCGACGTGGTAAAGGCCCTGGCACTGGAGAAACAGAGCAAG GTGACCTTTCTCCTCACTGAAGACCCCAACTATACATCGGAgagcagagggaggaagaggaggaagaggaggagaagggaactTTTGTCCCCTGATCGTTTCTCTCTGTACTCGTCCCTGTCCTCCCTGTCAGGAGGACTGACCATATTCACCACCAACTCTGACATCCGCAGTGTCTCTGCCATTGTGGAGGATAACACCGCCGTCGACAAG gtgaccctcCTCCATGTGGAAAGTGACGAAGAGTCGATGTCCGCCCATTCCTTCAGAGTTGACAGCTCAGTGAAAAACGTCACGCTGCACGTCACTGGCATCCTGACCGAGTGTGTCCTCACCAGcccgtcag ACCACAGCCAGTCTCTGTTGAGCCAGCAAGGCCCTCTGGCAGAGCTGCAGCGCTTCGAGGGTCTGTACCGCATCCGCCTGCTGCCTCCCGTCCAGCCGGGCGAGTGGACGCTGCGAGCCGAGAGCGACGGACGCCTCGCGTTCCACGTGATAG GTGACAGCAGTGTAGATTTCCTGTATTACTTTGCCACGGTAACCAATGAGACACACCCAGGTCTGGCCAGAGTGGAGGGTAGTCCAGTAGCAG GAGCTCCTGCCTTTCTGGTGCTGGCTGTGACGGGCCGGGCTCCAGACGAGGAGGCGGCGTTCAGTCACGTGACGCTGCTGGGAGCAGACGGGGAAAGCCTCCAGCAGGTGCAgctgaactcctcctcctcctcatcatcttcatcctcctacTCTGTGGAGGAGCTGGTGGGACGGGTGGACTCTGTGCCCAGCGGGCCGTTCTGTGTCCGGCTGACAGGCCGAGACCGCAGAGGAAACAAGCTGGAGAGGGTTTCCGCAGAGATGGTTCAGCCCACTCGGGTTCAGATACAG GTGTTGTCCGTCCCCCGCCTGGTGCCTGGTCACAGCACAACGGTGGCCTTCGACATCCTGAACCACGGCCCGGCCCGACTCTTCAGCCTGACCGCCGATGACGACCGTGGATATCTTCAGAAGAGAGGACCTCACAG GTTCCACGTCGCAGAACACGGGTCTTTCCGCGGTCAGGTGGACCTCCTCACCGCGGCCACGGCTCGGGCAGGAGCCGCCGTCACCCTGACACTCGCTGTGCGTGCTCTCGACTCTCCGGACTCAAATTACGCCGTGGCCTACTTGACTGTGATCCCTCCG GATCGTGACACGTCCCCGCCGTCCTGCGCCGCGACGCGAGCCCCGTCCACGTGTCCTTTCGTTTGCGGCGAGTCCAGCTGGAGCGTCCCTCTGGTCGTGTCGGACAGGGGCCGCTCCGGCCTCGCCGCCCTGCAGCTGCAGCGCGGCGAAGGCGTCCTGACTTTATTCCACAGCCCCCCCCGACCTGCAGAGGACAGCCTGGCGGAGGACCAGCAACAGACCCACAGGGACAAAGCAACCAGCGGaggccaccaccaccaccaccatcaacaccaccaccaccacaaggCCAGATTAGAGAATGGAGACCCACCCCTGAATGTTTCTGGATGGGCACCCGGTGGTTCATCTCAGCCGCTGTGGGCGGAGTACacgtccagctgctgctccgctcAGGCGGAGCTGCTGGTGTGGGACACGGCTGGAAACATGAAGCGCTGCCATCTCACATCTGGCCAGCAGCGGCGGATGAGAGACGGGAGCAGAGAAACCAGCGGCGCTGGGCGGATCACGCTCACGGGGATGTATTTCTCGTTGTCGCTGCGGTCTTTTCTGCTTTAA
- the LOC130210716 gene encoding sodium- and chloride-dependent GABA transporter 2-like translates to MDRLDKRVEERGHWGSKVEFLLAVVGNVVGLGNVWRFPYLCYKNGGGAFLVPYLVFVVTCAVPLFLLETTVGQYTQEGGITSWRKLCPLVEGIGYGGQLILLYNSVTYPLILAWALFYLVFSFSSELPWASCNNDWNTDHCVYFSTQNKTVAWTNQTNTTSAATEFWQRRVLSISGGIEEIGSIRWDVMLCLIVVWIICYFCVWKGVRSTGKVVYFTATFPYVTLVILLIRGLTLPGALQGVVYYLLPDPSRLTDPQVWMEAGAQILFSYSLGVGSLTVLGSYNPYNNNCYKDCLWLCLLNSGTSIVAGFAVFSVLGFMAHEQGVPIAEVAESGPGLAFIAYPQAVAMMPLPQLWSICFFVMLILLGLDTQFVAMEVVMTSIIDMFPTVMRRPGRRELFLLLFCLTCFFSQLIMVTEAGMYVFQLFDYFACNGVSVLFLCVFESLALGWIFGAERLYAIIKDMTGVHANPFFKICWLYLTPLVLLGCLVCSFVKYQPLTFNRWYVYPAWAYVLGWVLALSSILLVPGWTLYKLATGTGNFRQRLHHLCQPAADCSLTQKREGAELREHLRGEGLHWLTSG, encoded by the exons atggatcgtctgg ACAAgcgagtggaggagagaggacactgGGGCAGTAAGGTGGAGTTTCTCCTGGCCGTGGTGGGGAACGTCGTCGGCCTCGGCAACGTGTGGAGGTTTCCTTACCTCTGCTACAAAAATGGAGGGG GTGCGTTCCTGGTGCCGTACCTGGTGTTTGTGGTGACCTGCGCCGTACCCCTGTTCCTGCTGGAGACCACTGTAGGCCAGTACACCCAGGAGGGCGGCATCACCTCCTGGAGGAAGCTGTGCCCACTGGTGGAAG GTATCGGCTACGGAGGGCAGCTGATCCTCTTGTACAACTCTGTGACCTACCCCCTTATTCTGGCCTGGGCCCTGTTCTACTTGGTGTTCTCCTTCAGCTCAGAGCTCCCCTGGGCCAGCTGCAACAACGACTGGAACACAG ATCACTGCGTATACTTTTCCACACAGAATAAAACCGTTGCGTGGACCAATCAGACCAACACCACCTCCGCTGCCACAGAGTTCTGGCA ACGACGAGTGCTCTCTATCTCGGGGGGGATTGAGGAGATAGGCAGCATCCGATGGGATGTGATGTTGTGCCTGATTGTAGTTTGGATCATCTGCTACTTCTGCGTCTGGAAAGGGGTCAGGTCCACAGGAAAG gtggtgTATTTCACTGCTACCTTCCCATATGTCACGTTGGTTATTCTTTTGATCCGTGGACTCACTCTTCCTGGAGCTCTACAAGGAGTAGTGTACTATCTTCTGCCTGACCCCTCAAGACTCACAGACCCTCAG GTTTGGATGGAGGCCGGGGCTCAGATCCTCTTCTCATACAGTCTGGGCGTGGGCTCCTTAACTGTGCTCGGCAGCTACAACCCCTACAACAACAACTGCTATAA AGACTGTCTGTGGCTGTGTTTGCTGAACAGTGGGACCAGTATAGTAGCTGGGTTTGCAGTCTTCTCCGTGTTGGGATTCATGGCTCACGAGCAGGGCGTTCCCATCGCAGAAGTGGCCGAGTCAG GTCCAGGCTTGGCCTTCATTGCATACCCTCAGGCTGTAGCCATGATGCCTCTGCCCCAACTGTGGTCCATCTGCTTCTTCGTCATGCTCATCCTCTTGGGTCTGGACACACAA TTCGTCGCCATGGAGGTCGTGATGACGTCCATCATCGATATGTTTCCCACGGTGATGCGCAGGCCGGGCCGGCGGgagcttttcctcctcctcttctgcctcACGTGCTTCTTCTCTCAGCTGATCATGGTCACCGAG GCAGGAATGTACGTGTTCCAGTTGTTTGACTACTTCGCTTGTAATGGAGTCAGCGTCCTCTTTCTCTGCGTGTTTGAAAGCCTGGCACTGGGATGGATATTTG GGGCCGAGCGGCTGTATGCCATCATTAAGGACATGACAGGTGTGCACGCCAACCCCTTCTTTAAAATCTGCTGGCTTTACCTCACACCGCTGGTCTTACTG GGCTGCTTAGTTTGTTCTTTCGTGAAGTATCAGCCTCTGACCTTTAACCGCTGGTACGTGTACCCGGCCTGGGCCTACGTGTTGGGCTGGGTCCTGGCCCTTTCCTCCATCCTGCTTGTGCCGGGATGGACGCTGTATAAACTGGCAACTGGGACTGGGAACTTCAGGCAG CGTTTACACCATCTGTGCCAACCGGCCGCCGACTGCTCACTGACCCaaaagagagaaggagctgAGCTGAGGGAGCACCTCCGAGGGGAAGGTCTGCACTGGCTCACGTCCGGTTGA
- the si:ch211-132b12.7 gene encoding CLOCK-interacting pacemaker yields MPKEHPFLGGHSSCATASKNAKNKSNRMTLLAMRDTKDADHCSGRASRCSSEKDSGYSDGQQTDVEDQRSYKSECRGGGRPETAQSGQNKVLRRWDPGKLTPMPADRELPPIYIINNIVINQPERDQLPQGGRENAHMILFQQPSLPPAARRLRKPSSWSSDVPGENINSTYLPILNSYPRIAPHPSKKPPDKSASNDESQNLRKRPCTEREAENTPVTRSQPERRRHERPKAAASTAGPPRSSPTADRPSASGPAAVPPSGSALHAASSSSVLKTRGLHRNGSTGTRQHRFLNTVEILRQSGLLDITLRTQELLRQSNATERDIAQLRRHTELLCQAVSDPGCSRSDNAAWEHVYRAMAESGSYPDIKTPQNVPIPRHPDRAGRPARVDARGPRGAESSGAPSPSSRRLTTIPDSDSGGDLQARDQLPEKDTFMPPDSSTDEHSLQGLF; encoded by the exons ATGCCGAAGGAACACCCTTTCTTGGGCGGGCACAGTTCTTGTGCTACAGCCAGCAAGAATGCCAAAAATAAGAGCAACCGTATGACTCTGCTGGCAATGCGCGATACCAAAGACGCGGACCACTGCAGTGGGAGGGCCTCACGCTGCAGCTCCGAAAAGGACTCTGGCTACTCTG ACGGGCAGCAGACGGATGTGGAGGACCAGCGGAGCTACAAAAGCGAGTGCAGAGGCGGCGGGCGGCCAGAAACCGCACAGTCAGGACAAAATAAAGTTCTTCGGCGCTGGGATCCTGGAAAACTGACCCCGATGCCAGCAGACCGCGAGCTCCCGCCCATCTACATCATCAATAACATTGTGATCAACCAG CCGGAAAGAGATCAGCTGCCCCAGGGAGGCAGGGAGAACGCCCACATGATTCTTTTCCAGCAGCCGAGCCTGCCGCCGGCCGCTCGTCGGCTCCGCAAGCCCTCGTCCTGGAGCTCCGATGTCCCGGGGGAgaacatcaacagcacttaccTGCCCATTCTCAACTCCTACCCACGCATAGCGCCGCACCCCAGCAAGAAGCCGCCGGATAAATCGGCATCCAACGATGAATCGCAGAATCTCCGCAAGAGACCGTGCACGGAACGCGAGGCCGAGAACACACCGGTGACCAGGAGTCAACCGGAGCGGCGACGTCACGAGCGACCCAAGGCGGCGGCCTCGACCGCCGGGCCGCCGCGCTCCTCTCCGACCGCGGATCGCCCGTCCGCCTCCGGTCCCGCGGCCGTCCCCCCATCCGGCTCCGCTCTGCAcgccgcctcttcctcctccgtcctcaAAACCAGAGGTCTTCACAGGAACGGCTCCACCGGAACTCGCCAACACCGTTTCCTCAACACGGTGGAAATCCTGCGACAATCGGGTCTGCTGGACATCACGCTGCGGACGCAGGAGCTGCTGCGGCAGAGCAACGCCACCGAGCGGGACATCGCCCAACTGCGGCGGCACACGGAGCTGCTGTGCCAGGCCGTGAGCGACCCCGGCTGCAGCCGGAGCGATAACGCAGCCTGGGAACACGTATACCGAGCGATGGCCGAGTCCGGCAGCTACCCCGACATTAAAACCCCGCAAAATGTTCCAATTCCACGTCATCCAGATCGTGCCGGTCGCCCGGCGCGCGTCGACGCCAGAGGGCCGCGAGGCGCCGAGAGCTCGGGGGCGCCTTCGCCGTCGTCTCGCCGGCTCACGACAATACCCGACTCGGACTCAGGCGGGGATCTCCAGGCACGAGATCAACTGCCAGAGAAAGACACCTTCATGCCTCCTGACAGTTCTACCGATGAGCACAGTCTGCAGGGCCTTTTTTAA